A genomic region of Melanotaenia boesemani isolate fMelBoe1 chromosome 21, fMelBoe1.pri, whole genome shotgun sequence contains the following coding sequences:
- the zgc:171971 gene encoding DNA-directed RNA polymerase III subunit RPC4 produces MADPTDPAGASGSSDPSFNPGKGPFGRVRTLSSSQPGRLTSLRTRDLTLGGALKKTKKTFEPNVHAVRKNKDEVKEEVYVAPKKEKRKRDERRRQSRDRRRERPLIIQSHSIFEQGPADSERRPGWHGAAGLHDSTSSAVCRLLKTEGKESTEHEDHLLSKLQRDDFIDDPGLRNDPRLKPIQLPLCHSSDVSVTRTPSTTGPKSSALFRAEARLSHHAELQKPDQPSLVKLLQDLSLSGGEELFFMQLPDCMPGRAAGLQAEASPGSGTPAKKEGKSEGRTSAQSREAVQKENCVVLSQFPEGFLGKLQIRKSGKMELKLGDIVMDVSEGAAFSFLQQLVSVRLSDGQTGNMMVLGNVRHKLVLSPDFQVLLGQAAAQEP; encoded by the exons ATGGCCGACCCGACGGACCCAGCAGGTGCCTCTGGCTCCTCTGATCCTAGTTTCAACCCGGGAAAAGGACCGTTTGGCCGGGTCAGAACTCTGTCCTCCAGTCAGCCTGGAAGACTGACATCactcagaaccagagacttgactCTGGGGGGAGCcttgaaaaaaacaaag AAAACGTTTGAGCCTAACGTCCACGCTGTGAGGAAGAATAAAGATGA GGTAAAGGAAGAGGTCTACGTGGCTcctaaaaaggagaaaagaaagagggatgAGAGGCGGAGACAGAGCAGAgacaggaggagggagagacCTCTGATCATCCAGTCCCACTCCATCTTTGAACAGGGTCCTGCTGACTCTGAGCGCAGACCTG GCTGGCATGGAGCTGCAGGGCTGCACGATTCCACCTCCTCTGCTGTCTGCAGACTGCTCAAGACAGAAGGGAAAGAGTCCACGGAGCATGAAGATCATCTACTCAGTAAACTTCAGAGAGATGAT TTCATAGATGATCCAGGTCTGAGGAATGACCCCAGGCTGAAGCCCATCCAGCTGCCTCTGTGTCATTCCAGTGACGTCTCCGTGACTCGCACCCCGTCCACAACGG GCCCGAAGAGCTCTGCTCTGTTCAGAGCTGAAGCCAGATTATCCCATCACGCAGAGCTGCAGAAACCAGACCAGCCGTCCCTggtgaagctgctgcaggatcTCAGCCTGTCGGGAGGAGAAGAGCTCTTCTTCATGCAGCTACCAGACTGTATGCCCGGCAGAGCGGCGGGACTGCAGGCTGAGGCTTCTCCTGGATCTGGGACACCTGCAAAGAAGGAGGGAAAGTCTGAAGGCAGAACATCTGCACAGTCACGC GAAGCTGTGCAGAAGGAAAACTGCGTGGTCCTCTCACAGTTCCCTGAAGGATTCCTGGGAAAACTGCAGATCAGGAAGTCAGGAAAGATGGAGCTGAAGCTGGGGGACATTGTGATGGACGTCTCAGAGGGAGCAGCTTTTTCCTTCCTGCAG CAACTGGTGTCCGTTCGTCTGTCTGATGGCCAAACTGGAAACATGATGGTGCTGGGAAACGTCCGCCACAAACTGGTGCTGTCGCCTGACTTCCAGGTCTTACTGGGACAAGCTGCAGCTCAGGAGCCTTAA